One segment of Phragmites australis chromosome 13, lpPhrAust1.1, whole genome shotgun sequence DNA contains the following:
- the LOC133887621 gene encoding cyclin-P1-1: protein MDAPGETSPPTSPPPPPPELAMVARAVQRLVARNDALAAATGGGGEGRNQGMAAFEAARGAPAPRIGVAEYLERVHRYAALEPECYVVAYAYVDMAAHRRPAAAVASRNVHRLLLACLLVASKVLDDFHHSNAFFARVGGVSNAEMNKLELELLDVLDFEVAVGHRAYDRYREHLEKENLREYGLPGAASKARAAASIKPLPPLAEERSAEVGDGRREEHDRMLPNGVPARPSLRELWAFDY from the exons ATGGACGCCCCCGGCGAGACCTCCCCGccgacgtcgccgccgccacctcctccagagCTGGCCATGGTGGCGCGGGCCGTGCAGCGGCTCGTGGCGCGGAACGACGCGCTGGCGGCAGCGACGGGTGGGGGAGGCGAGGGCCGGAATCAGGGGATGGCGGCGTTCGAAGCTGCCAGGGGCGCGCCAGCGCCGCGCATCGGCGTGGCAGAGTACCTGGAGCGCGTGCATAGGTACGCGGCACTCGAGCCCGAGTGTTACGTGGTGGCGTACGCGTACGTCGACATGGCGGCGCACCGgcggccggccgccgccgtggcgTCTAGGAACGTGCACCGGCTGCTCCTCGCCTGCCTCCTCGTCGCCTCCAAGGTCCTTGACGACTT CCACCACAGCAACGCCTTCTTCGCGCGCGTCGGCGGCGTGAGCAACGCGGAGATGAAcaagctggagctggagctgctcGACGTGCTCGACTTCGAGGTCGCGGTCGGCCACCGCGCCTACGACAGGTACCGCGAGCACCTGGAGAAGGAGAACCTCAGGGAGTACGGTCTGCCCGGCGCTGCATCCAAGGCGAGAGCGGCCGCGTCCATCAAGCCCCTGCCGCCGTTGGCGGAGGAGCGCTCGGCCGAAGTTGGCGACGGCCGCCGCGAAGAACACGACCGGATGCTGCCGAACGGCGTGCCGGCCAGGCCGTCTCTTAGAGAACTGTGGGCCTTCGATTACTAG
- the LOC133888264 gene encoding peroxisome biogenesis protein 22-like translates to MASASSPAPAAGAGTGAGGGKDDELADLVRRLVDALARYADRLPFDLDRQKLRSLTTLAAIAITLLFAWKILRAPQEQLQRPRRRAAPSSSNTSSRSRPRPGALTSTDACTSSADSRAHEAINQLFQPVNLTLEQLVRHRLSEGRRVTCRLLGVILEETTPEELQNHVTVRPSVVEVLLEIAKFCDIYLMECILDDESEEKVLAALSEAGLFASGGLIKDKVLFCSTENGRTSFVRQLEPDWHIDTSPEIVHQLARFIKYQLHISPQRSERIASNVFSSQSLEQYFGGLDQR, encoded by the exons ATGGCGTCGGCGTCGTCCCCGGCACctgcggcgggggcggggaccGGAGCCGGGGGCGGGAAGGACGACGAGCTCGCCGATCTGGTGCGGCGCCTCGTGGACGCCCTCGCGCGCTACGCTGATCGCCTCCCCTTCGACCTCGATCGCCAG AAACTTCGTTCGCTTACCACACTTGCTGCGATTGCGATCACACTTCTGTTTGCCTGGAAAATATTGAGAGCTCCTCAAGAGCAACTTCAGAGGCCACGTAGAAGGGCTGCCCCATCATCAAGTAACACAAGCAGTAGATCACGGCCAAGACCAGGTGCTTTGACCTCAACAGATGCTTGCACATCTTCAGCAGATTCAAGAGCACATGAAGCAATAAATCAGCTTTTCCAGCCAGTAAAT TTGACTCTTGAGCAGCTTGTCAGGCATAGGCTGAGTGAAGGACGAAGG GTCACATGCCGATTACTTGGTGTGATTTTAGAGGAAACAACTCCAGAGGAGCTTCAG AACCATGTCACAGTGAGGCCTTCTGTTGTGGAGGTTCTCCTAGAAATTGCAAAATTCTGTGACATCTATTTGATGGAGTGCATTCTGGATGATGAAAGTGAG GAAAAGGTTTTGGCTGCCCTGAGTGAAGCTGGACTTTTTGCTAGTGGTGGCTTGATAAAAGACAAG GTTCTCTTCTGTAGTACAGAAAACGGCCGTACATCTTTTGTTCGGCAACTCGAACCTGATTGGCACATAGACACAAGTCCTGAAATTGTTCACCAATTAGCT AGGTTTATCAAATATCAACTACATATT